The Fluoribacter dumoffii NY 23 genome contains a region encoding:
- a CDS encoding DUF167 domain-containing protein, whose amino-acid sequence MIYLYPGYKQKDNGLILSLLIQPGAKCNQVVGAVGGELKIKIAAPSIEDKANMELVRYLSVLFKVPKSQI is encoded by the coding sequence ATGATTTACCTATATCCGGGGTATAAACAAAAGGATAATGGATTAATTCTTAGTTTGCTTATTCAACCCGGCGCCAAATGCAATCAAGTAGTAGGTGCTGTTGGAGGGGAACTCAAGATAAAAATCGCGGCACCTTCTATTGAAGATAAAGCCAACATGGAATTAGTGCGATACCTGTCTGTCTTATTCAAAGTCCCTAAAAGTCAAATTTAA
- a CDS encoding phosphotransferase yields MNNLLPLFKWGTDYLVSNGYSIERSPEIVLSTPWSHVIRFATSTENFYLKQTPPSFFLSNEPKIIRVLSSQFHANVPDIIEINEDLHCFLMRDAGISLRQTLKTNFKPELLCQAIKQYATIQRRSEECIATFLKLGVPDWRLNQLPFLYDHILKQTTFLKAEGLTDKELQTLHALSPKFSAQCKLLASFKIPETIGYHDFHDKNVLLDPITKRMTFVDWGETAILHPFFSLQTCLEQSITHHGVTEGDSTYLKFQDACFENWLGLATEKQLLNAFIVAKQIRLFWNILASNQFMLSVDRQAYKAYYPNQPSPIAGGFKALLEGIH; encoded by the coding sequence ATGAATAATCTACTACCACTTTTCAAATGGGGAACCGATTACCTGGTTTCTAATGGCTACTCAATAGAGCGCTCGCCAGAAATTGTATTGTCAACACCGTGGTCTCATGTGATCCGATTTGCAACATCAACAGAGAATTTTTATTTAAAACAAACACCACCATCTTTTTTTCTATCTAATGAGCCCAAAATCATTCGAGTATTGTCATCCCAATTCCATGCCAATGTGCCCGATATAATTGAAATTAATGAGGATTTACATTGTTTTCTAATGAGGGATGCGGGTATTTCTTTGCGTCAAACGCTTAAAACCAACTTCAAGCCAGAGCTATTATGCCAAGCAATAAAACAATATGCCACAATTCAACGCAGATCTGAAGAGTGTATCGCTACGTTTCTCAAACTTGGTGTACCCGATTGGCGATTAAATCAATTACCCTTTCTTTATGATCACATCTTAAAGCAAACTACTTTTTTAAAAGCAGAGGGACTCACCGATAAAGAATTACAAACACTACACGCCCTAAGCCCGAAATTTTCAGCACAGTGCAAATTATTAGCAAGCTTTAAGATTCCTGAAACCATTGGTTATCACGATTTTCATGATAAAAATGTTCTTCTTGATCCAATTACTAAAAGAATGACTTTTGTTGATTGGGGCGAGACCGCTATCCTTCATCCATTTTTTTCGTTACAGACCTGTTTAGAACAATCGATTACTCACCATGGAGTAACAGAAGGTGATTCAACCTACCTGAAATTTCAAGATGCTTGCTTCGAAAATTGGCTAGGATTAGCGACAGAAAAACAACTGTTAAATGCATTCATTGTTGCCAAACAGATCCGGCTATTTTGGAATATACTCGCATCTAACCAGTTTATGCTCAGTGTGGATCGCCAGGCCTACAAGGCCTATTATCCCAATCAACCTAGTCCGATAGCAGGTGGTTTTAAAGCACTTCTTGAAGGCATCCATTAG